A part of Streptomyces sp. NBC_01235 genomic DNA contains:
- a CDS encoding response regulator transcription factor encodes MAQRRCDFPVAFGGPVQAEVLHLTQHIGVQTAGLRGLSVFAATGLGGHVLVERRPAAVADYGSDDSITHDYDAPVLAERIRSVVAVPVVVSGSVRGVLYGATRASTPLGDRAAEAMVGASRQLATELALRDEVDRRLKLRLASETGPGRGTSHNAAEEIRELHAELRAIAQAVHDDTLRDRLLDASQRLAGLGAAQKPQARSPLSPREIDALAQVALGCTNAEAAARLSLRPETVKAYLRSAMRKLDARTRFEAVVAARRGGLLP; translated from the coding sequence CTGGCCCAGCGGCGCTGTGACTTTCCCGTCGCCTTCGGCGGCCCGGTCCAGGCTGAAGTCCTTCACCTGACACAGCACATCGGGGTTCAGACGGCGGGGCTGCGTGGACTCTCCGTCTTCGCCGCCACCGGCCTGGGTGGACATGTCCTCGTGGAGCGCCGCCCCGCCGCTGTGGCGGACTACGGATCGGACGACTCCATCACCCACGACTACGACGCCCCCGTCCTGGCGGAACGTATCCGCTCCGTCGTGGCCGTTCCCGTCGTCGTGTCCGGTTCGGTACGCGGGGTGCTGTACGGAGCGACACGCGCCTCGACGCCGCTCGGGGACCGCGCAGCCGAAGCCATGGTCGGCGCCTCACGGCAGTTGGCGACCGAACTTGCCCTACGGGATGAGGTCGATCGGCGACTGAAACTCCGGCTGGCCTCGGAGACCGGACCGGGCCGCGGCACGAGCCACAACGCGGCCGAAGAGATCCGCGAACTGCACGCGGAGCTCCGCGCCATCGCCCAGGCCGTGCACGACGACACGCTGCGCGATCGGCTCCTCGACGCCTCCCAGCGTTTGGCCGGCCTCGGCGCAGCACAGAAACCGCAGGCCCGTTCACCGCTGTCGCCCCGCGAGATCGATGCCCTGGCGCAAGTGGCCTTGGGATGCACCAATGCCGAGGCGGCCGCTCGTCTGTCTCTCCGGCCAGAAACGGTCAAGGCCTACCTGCGCAGCGCCATGCGCAAACTCGACGCCCGCACGCGGTTCGAGGCCGTGGTCGCCGCCCGCCGCGGGGGCCTTCTCCCGTAG
- a CDS encoding fumarylacetoacetate hydrolase family protein — MYLMRIGAVGAERPVARVDDDTYVDLSDVVTDFGETFFGTGGLDRVRPVVAERAAAGQVLNLTGERIGAPIARPHQILCIGLNYRDHAAESGMAVPDEPILFTKSPNTLVGPNDDVRIPRGSTKPDWEVELGIVIGRRTSYLGSMEEARDAIAGYVVVNDVSERAFQLERGGQWAKGKSAETFNPAGPWLATADEIDDVLALDMWLDVNRVRRQNGNTKTMIFDPYFIVHYLSQFMVLEPGDLINTGTPPGVGMGFDPPLWLKPGDVMELGISGLGAQRQRVVGPR, encoded by the coding sequence GTGTACCTCATGCGCATCGGTGCCGTCGGCGCCGAGAGGCCCGTCGCCCGCGTGGACGACGACACATACGTAGACCTGTCCGACGTCGTTACCGACTTCGGCGAGACGTTCTTCGGGACCGGCGGGCTCGACCGCGTACGTCCTGTCGTGGCCGAGCGTGCAGCGGCGGGCCAGGTGTTGAACCTCACCGGGGAGCGCATCGGCGCCCCCATCGCGCGACCGCACCAGATTCTCTGCATCGGCCTCAACTACCGCGACCACGCGGCTGAATCCGGGATGGCGGTGCCGGACGAACCGATCCTGTTCACCAAGTCGCCCAACACCCTCGTCGGTCCCAACGACGATGTGCGCATCCCGCGCGGCTCCACCAAGCCCGACTGGGAGGTGGAGCTCGGTATTGTCATCGGCCGGCGCACCAGTTACCTCGGCTCAATGGAAGAGGCGCGCGACGCCATCGCCGGGTACGTCGTCGTCAACGACGTCAGTGAGCGTGCCTTCCAGTTGGAACGCGGCGGGCAGTGGGCCAAGGGCAAGTCCGCAGAGACCTTCAACCCCGCCGGGCCCTGGCTGGCGACCGCCGATGAGATCGACGACGTCCTCGCGCTCGACATGTGGCTGGACGTCAACAGGGTGCGCCGCCAGAACGGCAACACGAAAACGATGATCTTCGACCCGTACTTCATCGTGCATTACCTGAGCCAGTTCATGGTCCTGGAGCCCGGCGACCTCATCAACACAGGCACTCCGCCCGGCGTCGGCATGGGCTTCGACCCGCCGCTGTGGCTCAAGCCCGGTGACGTGATGGAGCTGGGCATCAGCGGCCTCGGCGCACAGCGCCAGCGCGTCGTCGGGCCCCGGTGA
- a CDS encoding SDR family oxidoreductase, protein MTFTPEAFSLKDKPAFITGAGSGIGRAIALGFATCGADVACFDRDAEAAQTTADRIIAARGRAVGVGGDVTSPESLAEAVRTAVESIGPIRTAVNCAGVADATAAEDMPAEDFRRVVDINLTGVFLSAQAEARVMLTHGGGSIINIASMSGTIANRGLLQAHYNASKAGVMHLTKSLATEWADRGIRVNSISPGYTLTPMNQRPEVAERLKAYAADTPLGRIAEVEEMVGPAVFLASDAASFMTGSDLIVDGGYVCW, encoded by the coding sequence ATGACCTTCACCCCCGAGGCGTTCTCCCTCAAAGACAAGCCCGCGTTCATCACCGGCGCGGGCAGCGGCATCGGCCGGGCCATCGCCCTGGGCTTCGCCACCTGCGGTGCCGACGTCGCCTGCTTCGACCGCGACGCCGAGGCCGCCCAGACCACCGCCGACCGGATCATCGCGGCGCGCGGCAGAGCTGTCGGCGTCGGCGGAGACGTCACCTCCCCCGAGTCCCTGGCCGAAGCCGTCCGCACCGCCGTCGAATCGATCGGCCCGATCCGTACCGCGGTCAACTGCGCCGGCGTGGCCGACGCCACCGCCGCCGAGGACATGCCCGCCGAGGACTTCCGCCGTGTCGTCGACATCAACCTCACCGGCGTGTTCCTCAGTGCCCAGGCCGAGGCCCGCGTGATGCTCACCCACGGCGGCGGATCGATCATCAACATCGCCTCCATGTCCGGCACCATCGCCAACCGCGGACTCCTGCAGGCCCACTACAACGCCTCCAAGGCCGGCGTCATGCACCTCACCAAGAGCCTGGCCACGGAGTGGGCCGACCGCGGAATCCGGGTCAACTCCATCAGCCCGGGCTACACCCTCACGCCCATGAACCAGCGCCCCGAGGTGGCCGAGCGTCTCAAGGCGTACGCCGCCGACACTCCGCTCGGACGTATCGCCGAGGTCGAGGAGATGGTGGGCCCCGCGGTCTTCCTCGCCTCCGACGCCGCGTCCTTCATGACCGGATCCGACCTGATTGTCGACGGCGGCTACGTCTGCTGGTGA
- a CDS encoding sugar-binding transcriptional regulator: MPSIVGLLEQDEVAARRRVTWCRCLGVRSVLSRRREQAHTPRLLVVLACVACAAFLAPAVETRPRTGVTASAPNLEAPATADDAGVRRLITCPQSPSPFLLRPRGSVSGCANIYAGLSGQAWECVRHGGSNGRRRQKRCPVAIVGEELRMMTHVARLYHLQGIRQPEIAARLDLSQAKVSRLLKKAQDRGIVRITVTPPSGTHPELEDGLQERYGLKLALVVDTAPDNERTMLGDLGAAAAYYLQTTLRSNDTVGISSWSASLLATVQAMQPVPGLKDVRIVQAVGGIGDPAAAGHASRMTGQLAQLVNGEAVYLQAPGVAGSAESAQALRADPFVSAALGELGDLDVALVGIGEITPSSTLVRSGNAFSDEERAELEKLGAVGDVCLRFYDTQGRPVESELDSRVVGITREQLAAARRKIGVAGGSRKHKAIRAAVAGGLVDVLVTDQETAAALMA; the protein is encoded by the coding sequence ATGCCGTCGATTGTCGGACTGCTGGAACAGGACGAGGTCGCCGCTCGCCGTCGAGTTACTTGGTGCCGGTGCCTGGGTGTTCGGTCCGTGCTTTCTCGCCGTCGTGAACAGGCACATACGCCCCGCCTGCTCGTCGTCCTTGCCTGCGTCGCCTGCGCCGCCTTCCTGGCCCCCGCGGTCGAGACCCGGCCCCGCACCGGCGTCACGGCGTCAGCACCCAACCTCGAGGCGCCCGCCACCGCTGATGACGCCGGCGTGAGGCGGCTGATCACCTGCCCACAGTCGCCGAGCCCGTTCCTTCTACGCCCACGTGGGTCCGTCTCGGGCTGTGCGAATATCTATGCAGGGCTGTCGGGACAAGCGTGGGAATGCGTGCGCCACGGCGGCTCGAATGGCAGAAGACGACAGAAGAGGTGTCCCGTGGCGATCGTCGGCGAGGAACTGCGGATGATGACGCACGTGGCCCGGTTGTATCACCTTCAGGGCATACGACAGCCGGAGATCGCGGCGCGGCTGGATCTGTCACAGGCGAAGGTGTCGCGGCTGCTGAAGAAGGCGCAGGACCGGGGCATCGTGCGGATCACTGTGACGCCGCCCTCCGGTACCCACCCGGAACTGGAGGACGGTCTCCAGGAGCGGTACGGGCTGAAGCTCGCCCTGGTCGTCGACACCGCTCCGGACAACGAGCGCACGATGCTTGGAGATCTCGGCGCGGCCGCCGCGTACTACCTCCAGACGACGTTGCGCTCAAACGACACCGTGGGCATCTCGTCGTGGAGCGCCAGCCTCCTCGCCACGGTGCAGGCGATGCAGCCGGTCCCGGGATTGAAGGACGTGCGCATCGTGCAGGCGGTGGGCGGAATCGGTGACCCGGCTGCGGCGGGTCACGCCTCGCGGATGACCGGTCAGCTGGCGCAATTGGTGAACGGTGAGGCCGTCTACCTGCAGGCGCCCGGTGTGGCGGGTTCGGCGGAGAGCGCGCAGGCGCTGCGCGCGGACCCGTTCGTGTCGGCGGCCCTGGGGGAACTTGGCGACCTGGACGTGGCGCTGGTGGGCATCGGCGAGATCACCCCGTCCAGCACACTCGTCCGCAGCGGTAACGCCTTCTCCGACGAGGAGCGCGCCGAGTTGGAGAAGCTGGGTGCGGTGGGCGATGTGTGCCTGCGTTTCTACGACACTCAAGGCCGACCGGTCGAGTCCGAGCTGGACTCCCGGGTCGTCGGCATCACCCGTGAACAGCTTGCCGCCGCCCGCCGGAAGATCGGGGTGGCGGGCGGCAGCCGTAAGCACAAGGCGATCAGGGCGGCTGTGGCGGGCGGCCTGGTGGATGTACTGGTGACCGATCAGGAGACGGCTGCGGCCCTGATGGCCTGA
- a CDS encoding SDR family NAD(P)-dependent oxidoreductase: MNPNASVALVTGGASGLGRAVARELLTAGAHVVIADLPTSPGSGVAAELSCLGKVVYVSCDVTDSGSVQAAVDTAAGLGPLRIAVNCAGVATPGKLLSRRGPLPLEEFERVVRVNLVGTFNVFRLAAQRIAETEPVAGERGVLIATASIAAYDGQVGQAAYAASKGGVVGPTLPAARELAQHQIRVVSIAPGLFDTPLMAGLPLDARESLGRQVPHPARLGDPAEFAALVLHVVVNPMLNGEVIRLDGAVRMAPR, from the coding sequence ATGAACCCCAACGCATCGGTCGCCCTGGTCACCGGCGGCGCCAGCGGGCTCGGCCGCGCCGTTGCCAGGGAGCTGCTCACCGCAGGAGCCCACGTGGTCATCGCGGACCTCCCCACGTCCCCGGGATCGGGCGTCGCCGCCGAACTGTCCTGTCTGGGCAAGGTGGTGTACGTCTCCTGCGATGTGACGGACTCCGGGTCCGTACAGGCCGCCGTCGACACCGCCGCCGGGCTCGGACCGCTGCGTATCGCCGTGAACTGCGCCGGCGTGGCCACCCCTGGCAAGCTGCTGTCACGTCGCGGGCCGTTGCCCCTGGAGGAGTTCGAGCGCGTCGTCCGGGTCAATCTCGTCGGAACGTTCAACGTCTTCCGGCTCGCCGCTCAGCGCATTGCCGAGACCGAGCCAGTGGCGGGCGAGCGGGGCGTGCTCATCGCCACGGCGTCGATCGCGGCTTACGACGGACAGGTCGGCCAAGCCGCCTACGCCGCCTCCAAGGGCGGGGTGGTCGGGCCCACGCTCCCGGCCGCACGGGAACTGGCACAGCATCAGATCAGGGTCGTCTCCATCGCGCCGGGACTCTTCGACACTCCGCTCATGGCCGGACTGCCGCTGGATGCTCGCGAGTCCCTGGGCCGACAGGTGCCACACCCGGCGCGGCTCGGCGATCCGGCCGAGTTCGCGGCGCTGGTCCTCCACGTCGTGGTGAACCCGATGCTCAACGGTGAGGTCATCCGGCTCGACGGCGCCGTCCGCATGGCCCCGCGCTGA
- a CDS encoding AMP-binding protein, with amino-acid sequence MSSIGQSVGEQEADVPAAASERVRELLARFDSPEACAAELLCDRHPADAVAFTVVEADLSARDLTFGELRRDSARCAAALAGIGVDPGDAVAVLMGKSADLIVALLGIWRRGAVHVPLFTAFAPPAIALRLKASAAKAVVVDTDQRHKLTPGEDMPADARWQVVVAGGEPAEGELSFGLLLGAYRGDEPAGRAVAVGGDATLVQLFTSGTTGTPKAVLVPVKALASFQAYLEFGLDVRPDDVLWNAADPGWAYGLYYAILGPLAAGHRSLMLHSGFSPALTWQVMREFDVTNFAAAPTVYRSLRSATEPVPDGLRLRTASSAGEPLTPEVITWAEQTLGVPVRDHYGQTEHGMVVVNGWADAVRSPVRPGSMGRPLPGWSAEILHDERDEPASAGTAGRVAIKVADSPLMWFSGYAGAPEKTAERFTADSEWYLTGDAGTRDEDGYFFFSARDDDVIIMAGYRIGPFDVESVLLQHELVTDVAVVGVPDALRGEVLEAFVVLRADVVGDDALAKELQQLVKSRFAAHAYPRTVHFTDRLPKTPSGKIQRFVLRQQRRDELDGR; translated from the coding sequence ATGAGCAGCATCGGTCAATCCGTCGGTGAACAAGAGGCTGACGTTCCGGCCGCCGCGTCGGAGCGGGTCCGGGAACTGCTGGCCCGGTTCGACTCTCCGGAGGCATGCGCTGCGGAGTTGCTGTGCGACCGGCACCCTGCCGACGCCGTGGCCTTCACCGTCGTCGAGGCGGATCTGTCGGCCCGCGATCTCACCTTCGGCGAACTCCGGCGTGACTCGGCGCGATGCGCCGCCGCTCTGGCCGGAATCGGTGTCGACCCTGGCGACGCCGTGGCCGTTCTGATGGGCAAGTCGGCCGACCTGATCGTGGCGCTGCTGGGTATCTGGCGCCGCGGGGCGGTGCACGTCCCGCTGTTCACCGCCTTCGCGCCTCCTGCCATCGCCCTGCGTCTAAAGGCGAGCGCGGCGAAGGCCGTCGTCGTCGACACCGATCAGCGGCACAAGCTCACTCCCGGCGAGGACATGCCCGCCGACGCCCGGTGGCAGGTCGTGGTCGCGGGCGGTGAACCTGCCGAAGGCGAGTTGTCGTTCGGCCTCCTGCTCGGCGCCTATCGCGGGGACGAGCCGGCGGGCCGGGCGGTCGCCGTCGGCGGGGACGCGACGCTGGTCCAGCTGTTCACCTCCGGCACCACCGGGACACCGAAGGCCGTTCTCGTCCCGGTCAAGGCGCTGGCCTCGTTCCAGGCATACCTGGAGTTCGGCCTGGATGTCCGGCCCGACGACGTGCTCTGGAACGCCGCCGACCCTGGTTGGGCCTACGGGCTGTACTACGCCATCCTCGGCCCGCTGGCGGCGGGCCACCGGAGCCTGATGCTGCACTCCGGCTTCTCCCCGGCGCTGACCTGGCAGGTCATGCGCGAGTTCGACGTCACGAACTTCGCCGCGGCTCCGACCGTCTACCGCAGCCTGCGCAGTGCCACGGAACCCGTGCCGGACGGTCTGCGGCTGCGCACCGCCTCCTCCGCGGGTGAGCCCCTCACGCCCGAGGTCATCACTTGGGCCGAGCAGACGCTCGGGGTCCCCGTGCGCGACCACTACGGTCAGACCGAGCACGGCATGGTCGTCGTCAACGGCTGGGCCGACGCCGTACGCTCCCCGGTCCGGCCGGGATCGATGGGCAGGCCTCTGCCCGGCTGGTCGGCCGAGATCCTGCACGACGAACGGGACGAGCCCGCCTCGGCGGGGACGGCAGGCCGCGTCGCGATCAAGGTGGCCGACAGCCCGCTGATGTGGTTCTCCGGATACGCCGGCGCCCCGGAGAAGACCGCCGAGCGCTTCACCGCCGACAGCGAGTGGTACCTCACCGGCGACGCCGGAACCCGGGACGAGGACGGCTATTTCTTCTTCTCCGCTCGCGACGACGACGTCATCATCATGGCCGGGTACCGCATCGGCCCCTTCGATGTCGAGAGCGTTCTGTTGCAGCACGAGCTGGTGACCGACGTCGCGGTTGTCGGAGTGCCTGATGCGCTGCGCGGGGAGGTGCTCGAAGCGTTCGTGGTGCTGCGTGCCGACGTGGTCGGCGACGACGCACTCGCCAAGGAACTGCAGCAGTTGGTCAAGTCACGGTTCGCCGCCCACGCCTACCCGCGCACCGTCCACTTCACCGACCGGCTGCCAAAGACCCCCAGCGGGAAGATCCAGCGCTTCGTCCTGCGGCAGCAGCGCCGTGACGAACTGGACGGCCGCTGA